One Solanum lycopersicum chromosome 2, SLM_r2.1 genomic region harbors:
- the LOC101253949 gene encoding pentatricopeptide repeat-containing protein At1g50270, with protein sequence MAGLNEELKSLFLLKGWKLYHLKQMNCVLFTCGLSHHTFFFSKLLRLCLLLPSFPSSYASSLFNHITRPAIHTWNIMFKGFSNNTSHPQNSSISLYIQMRQHGVFPNKHTFPLLLRAKNENPHLIFPQILKFGYISDQFVQNSLVSCFASSGYVDLARQVFDDITHKDVLSYTALIDGYARNALPVRALKLFLEMRQAQVKVDEVAVVAALSPAGTLRCVWFGKCLHAFYIEPGRVSRDVYIGSALVDMYSKCGFWDDAMKVFEDMPYKNLISWTAMIAGSLHCNRCREALSVFEEMLSRKVVPNQVTLTSVLSASTKLGALEQGRWIANYIKAHNVKFNTALATALIDMYAKCGCIEEALLVFDNLPNKDVYLWTAMIHGLATHGDAAKSMTFFLEMLRHGIRPNEVTFIGILSACSHGGLVDEGRQLFSLMDQVYGLKPNLDHYGCMVDLLGRAGYLEEACKLIQDMPMKPTPSIWGALFGSCMIHKAYELGEWIGRYLIDIQPYHSGRYTLLANLYSTCKNWEGVAHVRKMMKEMGVEKTRGCSWIELNGEVHEFIAFDGSHAKSEHIYTILDNLVSHLQHITISPCADSLLLESNGTMQHC encoded by the coding sequence ATGGCAGGTTTGAATGAAGAGTTGAAGTCGTTGTTTTTGTTGAAAGGATGGAAGTTGTACCATCTGAAACAGATGAACTGTGTCTTGTTCACTTGTGGCCTCTCACATCACACTTTTTTTTTCAGCAAACTACTCCGCCTTTGCTTACTTCTTCCTTCATTCCCATCTTCTTATGCTTCTTCTCTCTTCAATCACATCACAAGACCCGCTATACATACATGGAACATCATGTTCAAAGGATTTTCTAATAATACTTCACACCCTCAAAACTCCTCCATTAGTTTATACATTCAAATGCGCCAACATGGGGTTTTTCCTAATAAACATACTTTTCCATTGCTTCTTAGAGCCAAGAATGAAAACCCACATCTCATTTTCCCACAAATTTTAAAGTTCGGATACATTTCTGACCAATTTGTGCAGAATTCTTTGGTTTCTTGTTTTGCCAGCAGTGGGTATGTCGACCTTGCACGCCAAGTGTTTGATGATATTACGCATAAGGACGTACTTTCTTATACTGCTTTGATTGATGGGTATGCCCGGAATGCTCTGCCAGTTAGAGCTTTGAAACTTTTCCTGGAGATGAGACAAGCACAAGTTAAGGTGGATGAAGTGGCTGTTGTAGCAGCTCTTTCTCCTGCTGGAACGTTAAGATGTGTTTGGTTTGGCAAGTGTCTTCATGCTTTCTATATCGAGCCAGGGAGGGTTTCTAGGGATGTTTACATTGGTAGTGCTCTTGTTGATATGTATTCTAAATGTGGATTTTGGGATGATGCCATGAAAGTTTTTGAAGACATGCCTTACAAGAATCTTATTTCTTGGACTGCTATGATTGCTGGCTCTCTACACTGCAATAGATGTAGGGAAGCACTCTCTGTTTTCGAAGAGATGCTGTCCAGAAAGGTTGTGCCCAATCAAGTAACATTGACAAGCGTCCTCAGTGCATCTACTAAGCTTGGGGCATTGGAGCAGGGCAGATGGATTGCTAATTATATAAAAGCTCACAACGTAAAATTTAATACAGCACTTGCCACTGCTTTGATAGATATGTATGCAAAGTGTGGGTGCATTGAAGAGGCACTGTTGGTTTTCGACAATCTTCCAAATAAAGATGTTTATCTATGGACTGCTATGATACATGGCCTGGCAACACATGGTGATGCTGCAAAGTCCATGACCTTCTTCTTAGAAATGTTGAGACATGGTATAAGGCCCAATGAAGTAACCTTCATTGGTATTCTCAGTGCGTGTTCTCATGGAGGACTTGTGGATGAAGGACGCCAGTTGTTCTCATTAATGGACCAAGTTTACGGTTTAAAACCTAATTTAGATCATTATGGCTGTATGGTCGATCTGCTGGGTCGGGCAGGATATCTGGAAGAAGCTTGTAAATTGATTCAAGACATGCCAATGAAACCTACTCCTAGCATATGGGGTGCTCTCTTTGGTTCTTGCATGATTCACAAGGCGTATGAATTAGGTGAATGGATAGGAAGATATCTAATCGATATACAGCCTTATCACAGTGGCAGATATACACTCTTGGCGAATTTGTATTCTACTTGTAAAAATTGGGAAGGGGTAGCTCATGTTAGGAAAATGATGAAAGAGATGGGTGTGGAAAAGACTCGAGGGTGTAGTTGGATCGAATTGAACGGGGAAGTGCATGAGTTTATTGCCTTTGATGGTTCACATGCTAAGTCTGAACATATTTACACCATTTTAGATAACCTAGTCAGTCATCTACAACACATTACCATTTCTCCGTGTGCTGATTCATTACTTCTTGAGAGTAATGGAACAATGCAACATTGTTGA